A stretch of the Candidatus Bathyarchaeota archaeon genome encodes the following:
- a CDS encoding nucleotidyltransferase domain-containing protein, whose product MQKEFKDYLNVAKRVKAIVQDIDLSAQVYLFGSTVKNKATAISDIDILVVTEMLERKYDIMVKVYKALKEPLELHVINKAMFDGWYRRFISKEELIEI is encoded by the coding sequence ATTATCTTAATGTAGCTAAACGCGTTAAAGCTATAGTTCAGGATATAGATCTAAGTGCGCAAGTTTATCTCTTCGGTTCAACAGTCAAGAATAAGGCCACAGCCATAAGTGACATTGACATCCTAGTAGTGACTGAAATGCTAGAGCGTAAATATGATATAATGGTTAAAGTGTATAAGGCTTTAAAAGAGCCTTTGGAGCTTCACGTTATCAATAAGGCAATGTTCGATGGATGGTATAGACGGTTTATCTCAAAAGAAGAACTCATAGAGATTTAG